Below is a genomic region from Nitrospirota bacterium.
CAGCTTATTGGGACAGGGCGACTCTTTCATGCGCACTTTCCTGTTTTTTATTTCAATTACGCTGTCTCCGGCAGCGCCTTTTACGGTTACGGTCTCTGCCTCATCCAAAGGAAGGACATAAGCAATCTTGTTGTCAGAGGCGATTTTGACAAGATTGCCGGGATGGATGAATTTTTTTGCAAGCGGAAAACTGATGACGGTAAGAATAATCAGCAGCAGGAATATGAGCTTATCCATGATGGTGGCAGTACGGGAAAAAACTGTCCATAAATCTTTAAAGAGGTTTTTCAATTGTAATCTTTCCAATCAGATCTTTTGTAATGTGCATTTTTTTGCCGGCATCAACTATTATGCCGCTTAAGCCCATTGATTCAAGGAGTTTAATCCCCTTTTCAGGCCCGAGTACAAATGCCCCTGTAGAAAAACTGTCAGCGGCGTATCCATTATCCGCTATGACTGAAACACTGATGGAGTTTGATGCAGGAAAGCCGGTTTTAGGGTCAATGATGTGATGATAGCGTCTGCCGTCTTTTACAAAATATCTCTGGTAGTCGCCGGAAGTTGATATTGCTTTGTCCTGAAGGTCAATAGCTGCAAATATTCCATCTGCCCTTGGATCCTGTATTCCGACCCGCCACGGCTTTCCATCGGGCTTAATGCCGAACCCTTTTATATCGCCTGCGATTGACACGAGCGCTGCCTTGATGCCTGCCGCCTTAATTGCTTCAATTGCCATGTCAGCGGCATAGCCCTTTGCAATTGCCCCAAGGTCAATTGCCATGCCTTTTTTTTGCAAAAATACTTCTGACAGGGAGTTGTTTATTATGATTTTTTTGTAATCAATCAGAGGGAGGATGTTTTTTATTTTATCATCCTGCGGGATACCGGCAGCGCCCTTGCCGGAAAATCCCCAGAGTTTTGTCAGCGGTCCTATGGCAGGGTCAAATGCGCCGTTTGTGCCGTCTGAAACCATCAGCGCCTTTTTTATAATATCCAGCGTTTCAACGCTTACCTTGACAGCCTTGTATCCTGCAGCCTTATTAACGGCGGAGATTTCGCTGTCATCCGAGAAGAAATTAAGGAGCGCCTCAAGCTTTTTAATTTCAGCAAACCCCGCATCCACTGCCTTTTTGGCATCTTTTTCCGATGCACTTACAGCAGTGATTGTGCAGACGGTATCCATGATTACCATATTCTCTTTGTAGGTTTTATCCTGTCCTGCGCAACCGGAGAAAAACAGTAAACAGTAAACAGTGAATAGTAAACAGTGAATAGTAATCAGTGAACGGTGAATAGTGAACAGTGAACGGAAAATTTGGAATTTGGAATTTGGAATTTGGAATTTTGCTTTTCTCACGCCGCCTCTCTTTGAGAAAACTTTTTTTTCAGAGCGGCGCCTGTGTACGAGTTGGGATTCAGCGCCACGTCTTCAGGCGTTCCTGCTGCAACTACCCTGCCGCCTTCATCACCGCCTTCGGGACCCAGATCAATGATATAGTCTGCGCATTTTAAAATTTCCATGTTGTGCTCAATGACCAGAACGCTGTTGCCCGCATCAACAAGGCTGTTTAATACATCCAGCAGCCTCTGGATATCCACAAAGTGCAGTCCGGTTGTCGGTTCGTCAAGGATGTAAATTGTTTTGCTCGGGGCCCTTTTGCTTAATTCCCTTGAAAGCTTTACCCTCTGCGCCTCACCGCCTGACAACGTAGTCGCAGACTGCCCTAACTGAATGTAGCCGAGCCCGACATTTTCAAGTGTAAGAAGCTTGTTCCTGAGCAGGGGGATTGAGCAGAAGAATTCAAGCGCTTGTGTGACGGTCATTTCAAGGACGTCTGAAATATTTTTGCCTTTATACATTATTTCAAGGGTTTCCTTGTTATATCTTTTGCCTTTACACAGATCGCAGGGCACATAAATATCAGGCAGAAAA
It encodes:
- a CDS encoding NusG domain II-containing protein is translated as MDKLIFLLLIILTVISFPLAKKFIHPGNLVKIASDNKIAYVLPLDEAETVTVKGAAGDSVIEIKNRKVRMKESPCPNKLCVRQGWIESGAIVCVPNRVVVTISNDENNGQYDAVSR
- a CDS encoding FAD:protein FMN transferase, which translates into the protein MRKAKFQIPNSKFQIFRSLFTIHRSLITIHCLLFTVYCLLFFSGCAGQDKTYKENMVIMDTVCTITAVSASEKDAKKAVDAGFAEIKKLEALLNFFSDDSEISAVNKAAGYKAVKVSVETLDIIKKALMVSDGTNGAFDPAIGPLTKLWGFSGKGAAGIPQDDKIKNILPLIDYKKIIINNSLSEVFLQKKGMAIDLGAIAKGYAADMAIEAIKAAGIKAALVSIAGDIKGFGIKPDGKPWRVGIQDPRADGIFAAIDLQDKAISTSGDYQRYFVKDGRRYHHIIDPKTGFPASNSISVSVIADNGYAADSFSTGAFVLGPEKGIKLLESMGLSGIIVDAGKKMHITKDLIGKITIEKPL